Proteins co-encoded in one Arthrobacter sp. ERGS1:01 genomic window:
- a CDS encoding inositol monophosphatase family protein: MAETLDPRLNDADLAAALVRHAGRLALAMRERGLRSLQDTATEKSNVSDVVTAADLAAESYVFEQLRRCRSDDSILGEEGAGFLGTSGRSWVVDPVDGTYNFFSGSTYWCSALALTETSASETVPQTAPRMEGASGFSDAEVLLGAVYQPQEDKLWLGGTLQPSTLNGRPIHVDSRDHVGQLSAGTYIHPKWLADPNAGTPWQRAAQLPATLRMLGSGSCDLGRVAQGELGVWFQHSAPAWDWLPGKGIVRAAGGDTGVVRVNGLDWFVAGPARAVAALAAALESGGLETREP; this comes from the coding sequence ATGGCCGAGACCCTTGACCCCCGCCTCAACGACGCCGACCTTGCCGCGGCCCTGGTGCGCCACGCCGGACGGCTGGCCCTCGCCATGCGGGAACGCGGGCTGCGCTCACTGCAGGACACCGCAACGGAAAAGTCCAACGTCTCCGACGTCGTCACGGCCGCGGACCTGGCCGCCGAAAGCTACGTGTTCGAGCAGTTGCGCCGGTGCCGGTCCGACGACTCGATCCTGGGCGAAGAGGGCGCCGGGTTCCTCGGAACGTCCGGGCGCAGCTGGGTGGTTGACCCCGTGGACGGCACCTACAACTTCTTCAGCGGATCCACCTACTGGTGCTCCGCGCTGGCGCTGACGGAAACGTCCGCCTCGGAAACCGTCCCGCAGACTGCTCCGCGAATGGAGGGGGCCAGCGGCTTCAGCGACGCCGAGGTGCTGCTCGGCGCCGTCTACCAGCCGCAGGAGGACAAGCTGTGGCTGGGCGGCACCCTGCAGCCGTCAACCCTCAACGGTCGCCCCATTCACGTCGACTCCCGCGACCATGTGGGGCAGCTGTCCGCCGGCACGTACATCCACCCCAAGTGGCTCGCCGACCCCAACGCCGGCACGCCCTGGCAACGCGCCGCGCAGCTCCCGGCAACCCTGCGCATGCTCGGCTCCGGATCGTGCGACCTCGGCCGGGTGGCGCAGGGGGAGCTGGGTGTGTGGTTCCAACACAGCGCACCGGCCTGGGACTGGCTCCCCGGAAAAGGGATAGTGCGGGCGGCGGGCGGGGACACCGGCGTCGTGCGGGTCAACGGGCTGGACTGGTTTGTGGCGGGGCCGGCCCGGGCGGTGGCAGCCCTCGCCGCGGCGCTGGAATCGGGCGGGCTGGAAACCCGGGAACCGTAG
- a CDS encoding NUDIX hydrolase, whose protein sequence is MKNVLKVSAVCVYDPAGRLLTVRKSGTGKFMHPGGKPELGESAAEAGSRELAEEIGIRVDPATLELMGVWTGKAANESNTDIEATVFTAPGTWTNVEPAAEIAELRWLDLAAADDFDDFAPLLTEFVLPRLTA, encoded by the coding sequence GTGAAGAATGTTCTGAAAGTCTCGGCAGTTTGTGTTTACGATCCGGCCGGGCGGCTGCTCACGGTCCGCAAGTCAGGTACCGGCAAGTTCATGCACCCCGGCGGCAAGCCGGAGCTCGGGGAAAGTGCGGCCGAGGCCGGATCACGGGAGTTGGCCGAGGAAATCGGCATCCGGGTGGACCCGGCAACCCTTGAACTTATGGGCGTTTGGACCGGGAAGGCCGCCAACGAATCCAACACCGACATCGAGGCCACGGTCTTTACGGCTCCGGGCACCTGGACGAATGTGGAGCCGGCCGCCGAAATCGCCGAACTGCGCTGGCTGGATCTCGCGGCAGCGGACGACTTCGACGACTTCGCGCCCCTCCTGACCGAGTTCGTGCTGCCCCGCCTCACCGCCTAG
- a CDS encoding beta strand repeat-containing protein translates to MSLATAGIAALPAQAASGSAQINITNSSPTMDRLTPGTCAGATPSNYQVMPFHTYGVGNMTMSFTVSSSAPVTAMLYQGAFQPDQPLNGCYVNSWSRGANDNRVQNAGYNNSRFPAFAEQFWYLVLASDNPGSGVTGNANVTTNLGFVSVDNVPVITTASLPNGSVNAAYSATVDAVFGEKPNTFAVTGLPAGLSMDTNGAITGTTKASGTFSPAVTVTDTRGKSATATLPLTITAPTVSVTPSTLPTPTVAQPYSQTVAASGGTAPYTYAVTAGSLPTGLSFNTSTGTISGTPTAGGTSNVTVKATDADGFSGARAYTVTVAAPTITIAPTTLPVMTRLVPVSTQLTAASGTAPYTFSVTSGALPDGLTLSAGGLLSGTPTAGGTSNFTVTATDSSTGAVTYTGAQAYSVTVAGPVKPTITFSPATLPNPQVGASYNQSVTATGGTAPYSYAVTAGTLPAGLSLANNGTISGTPTAGGTFSFTVRATDSDGFTADKPYTVGVAAAMISIAPFPFPTLTATEAVNTTFTASGGTAPYTFTAQGLPAGLSLSAGGVLTGTPTTPGPNFPTIQVTDSSTGTGPYGQSLPSFSFVVAPTISVSPTTVPNPQIGVAYSEAVTASGGSGPYSFSVTAGSLPAGVSLNAATGALSGTPTAGGSFNFTVIATGAGAFTGSRAYSMTVSAPVLTLTPAALPAMQALEPASATFGADGGTAPYSYAVSAGTLPAGLSLTGAGVFSGTPTTAGPYSFDVTATDSSTGAGPYTTKATYSGTIAAPQLPTITPTTLPAGRAGTAYSQGLTGGNGVAPFTFSVLPGVLPSGTTLSAAGALSGTPTASGDFSFDITVKDSRGRTSVLPYALSIVAPVIAVAPATLPDMTAYNPVFATISATGGVGSYTFSIKSGALPAGLALSAAGLLSGTPTESGSFPLTIKATDSTGGTGPFSGTMDYTLTVDPAVLPAISPSTIPAATAGVPYTVQFAGSDGVEPYAFNLTTGTLPDGVTLTGAGLLSGTPTVAGSFPITVTVRDGRTLETSANYTLVSNAPVITLDPATLPASDVDQAYSQQLGADGGTAAYSFSVASGTLPAGITLANDGVLSGTPTTPGTASFTVKATDALGFTGTRDYTLVMRPAPLTVGPATLPAPVPGTAYAAQLTTGGGVGPFTFAVSKGELPTGLNLDANTGAVSGTPTAVGSYTFTVTATDTATLGDTPVVTATREYTLDMPASVLTVNVDVNGDGTVDGAALPAAQAGMPYSVTLKGSGGTGPYTFALKASGGKGAMVPMAAAGLPQGMSLTSDGVLSGTPTASGDFAINIVITDLYGSTAETSVHMHVDPAAVEPTPTPKPTATPTATATPTAKPTAAPTATAGATATGTATASKPADAGLAGTGANGVLWLVVGGGAILILGAGAMVLARRRRSE, encoded by the coding sequence ATGAGCCTGGCAACCGCCGGCATCGCGGCCCTTCCCGCACAGGCAGCCTCCGGCTCCGCGCAGATCAACATCACCAACTCCTCGCCCACCATGGACCGGCTGACGCCGGGAACATGTGCCGGGGCGACGCCGTCGAACTACCAGGTGATGCCATTCCACACGTACGGGGTGGGAAACATGACCATGAGCTTCACGGTGTCGTCATCGGCGCCCGTGACTGCGATGCTCTACCAGGGAGCGTTCCAGCCGGACCAGCCGTTGAATGGCTGCTACGTCAACTCGTGGTCCCGGGGCGCAAACGACAACAGGGTCCAGAACGCGGGCTACAACAACAGCCGCTTCCCGGCCTTCGCGGAACAGTTCTGGTATCTGGTGCTGGCCAGCGACAATCCCGGGTCCGGGGTCACCGGCAACGCAAATGTGACCACCAACCTCGGATTCGTCTCCGTTGACAACGTCCCCGTAATCACCACCGCCAGCTTGCCGAATGGGTCCGTAAATGCGGCCTACTCGGCCACGGTTGACGCCGTGTTTGGCGAGAAGCCCAACACCTTTGCCGTCACCGGGCTGCCGGCCGGGCTGTCCATGGACACCAACGGTGCAATCACGGGCACCACCAAGGCCTCGGGAACTTTTTCCCCGGCGGTCACGGTCACCGACACGCGGGGCAAATCAGCCACGGCAACGCTCCCGTTGACCATCACGGCACCCACTGTCTCCGTCACCCCCTCGACCCTTCCCACTCCCACGGTGGCACAGCCCTACTCGCAGACTGTTGCTGCAAGCGGCGGCACCGCGCCCTACACCTACGCCGTCACGGCCGGGTCGCTGCCCACCGGGCTGAGCTTCAATACGAGCACCGGCACCATCAGCGGTACGCCCACTGCCGGCGGGACCTCCAACGTCACGGTCAAGGCCACCGACGCTGACGGCTTTTCCGGAGCACGGGCATATACGGTCACCGTTGCCGCGCCCACCATCACCATTGCGCCGACCACACTCCCGGTCATGACCAGGCTGGTCCCGGTATCGACGCAGTTGACGGCCGCGAGTGGCACGGCCCCCTACACGTTTAGTGTCACCTCGGGTGCCCTGCCCGACGGCCTGACGCTCTCCGCCGGAGGGCTCCTTTCCGGCACGCCCACAGCAGGCGGAACGAGCAACTTCACTGTTACGGCCACCGACAGCAGCACAGGCGCGGTGACCTACACGGGGGCCCAGGCCTATTCGGTCACCGTCGCCGGACCGGTCAAACCGACCATCACGTTCAGCCCGGCAACGCTGCCGAACCCCCAGGTGGGAGCGTCATACAACCAGTCGGTGACGGCCACCGGAGGCACGGCTCCCTACAGCTACGCCGTCACGGCAGGGACCCTTCCGGCCGGGCTGAGCCTGGCAAACAATGGGACCATCAGCGGCACCCCGACCGCGGGCGGAACCTTCAGCTTCACGGTGCGGGCCACGGACTCCGACGGGTTCACCGCTGACAAGCCCTACACCGTAGGCGTGGCGGCCGCCATGATCTCGATTGCACCGTTCCCGTTCCCGACCCTGACCGCGACGGAAGCTGTTAACACGACTTTCACGGCCTCGGGCGGCACCGCGCCCTACACGTTTACGGCCCAGGGCCTGCCCGCGGGCCTGAGCCTGTCGGCCGGTGGTGTGCTGACGGGGACTCCGACCACGCCCGGGCCGAATTTTCCCACCATCCAAGTGACCGACAGCAGCACGGGAACCGGCCCCTATGGCCAGAGCCTGCCCTCCTTCTCGTTCGTTGTCGCACCGACCATCTCGGTGTCGCCGACCACGGTACCCAACCCCCAAATCGGTGTCGCCTACTCCGAGGCCGTTACTGCGTCCGGCGGATCCGGCCCCTACAGCTTTAGTGTCACGGCCGGATCGCTTCCCGCAGGGGTGTCCCTGAACGCCGCCACCGGCGCACTCAGCGGCACGCCCACCGCGGGCGGCAGCTTCAACTTCACGGTGATTGCCACCGGCGCCGGTGCCTTCACAGGCTCACGGGCCTACTCGATGACAGTGTCGGCCCCGGTCCTCACGCTCACACCGGCCGCACTGCCGGCCATGCAAGCACTGGAACCCGCCTCCGCCACCTTTGGCGCGGACGGAGGCACTGCACCGTACAGTTACGCCGTCAGTGCCGGGACACTGCCCGCAGGCCTGTCGTTGACCGGTGCCGGGGTATTCTCCGGCACGCCGACGACGGCCGGACCCTACTCCTTTGACGTCACCGCGACCGACAGCAGCACCGGTGCGGGTCCGTACACCACGAAGGCGACTTACTCCGGCACCATCGCCGCGCCCCAGCTGCCCACCATCACGCCCACAACCCTCCCCGCAGGACGGGCCGGCACGGCCTATTCCCAAGGGCTGACCGGCGGCAACGGCGTGGCTCCGTTTACCTTCAGTGTCCTCCCGGGCGTCCTGCCGTCCGGCACGACGCTCAGCGCAGCGGGCGCCCTCTCGGGTACACCCACCGCAAGCGGTGACTTCTCCTTCGACATCACCGTCAAGGATTCGCGCGGCCGGACCTCGGTTCTCCCGTATGCGCTGTCAATCGTTGCTCCCGTCATTGCGGTAGCGCCGGCCACGCTGCCGGACATGACGGCGTACAACCCCGTCTTTGCCACGATCTCGGCAACCGGCGGTGTGGGAAGCTACACCTTCAGCATCAAGTCCGGTGCCTTGCCGGCGGGCCTGGCATTGTCAGCGGCCGGCCTGCTGAGCGGTACACCCACGGAATCCGGATCGTTCCCCCTGACCATCAAGGCCACCGACTCCACCGGCGGAACCGGGCCGTTCAGCGGCACCATGGACTACACGCTGACTGTAGACCCGGCAGTCCTGCCCGCCATCAGCCCGTCCACGATCCCCGCGGCAACCGCGGGCGTACCGTATACGGTGCAGTTCGCCGGATCCGACGGCGTGGAGCCCTACGCCTTCAACCTCACCACGGGAACCCTCCCCGACGGAGTCACGCTCACCGGCGCCGGGCTGCTCAGCGGCACGCCCACCGTGGCGGGATCCTTCCCGATCACGGTGACGGTCCGCGACGGCCGCACCCTGGAAACGTCCGCCAACTACACACTGGTGTCGAACGCGCCGGTCATCACGCTCGACCCGGCCACCCTGCCGGCGTCCGACGTCGACCAGGCATACTCGCAGCAGCTGGGTGCCGACGGCGGAACGGCCGCCTACAGCTTCTCCGTGGCCTCGGGCACCCTGCCCGCCGGCATCACCCTGGCGAACGACGGCGTGCTCTCCGGTACACCGACCACGCCGGGAACCGCCTCATTCACCGTCAAGGCCACCGACGCCCTGGGCTTCACCGGTACCCGGGACTACACGCTGGTCATGCGGCCGGCGCCCTTGACAGTGGGACCGGCAACCCTGCCGGCGCCCGTGCCCGGCACCGCCTACGCGGCCCAGCTGACCACCGGAGGCGGGGTTGGCCCGTTCACCTTCGCGGTCAGCAAGGGAGAGCTCCCCACCGGCCTGAATCTGGACGCCAACACGGGCGCGGTATCGGGAACCCCCACCGCCGTAGGCAGCTACACGTTCACGGTCACGGCCACTGACACCGCCACGCTGGGCGACACCCCCGTGGTGACGGCCACCCGCGAGTACACGCTGGACATGCCGGCCAGCGTCCTGACCGTGAACGTGGACGTGAACGGCGACGGCACCGTGGATGGTGCCGCGCTGCCCGCAGCGCAGGCCGGCATGCCCTACTCGGTGACATTGAAGGGCTCCGGCGGCACCGGACCCTACACGTTCGCGCTGAAGGCCTCCGGCGGGAAGGGAGCCATGGTTCCCATGGCCGCCGCCGGCTTGCCGCAGGGGATGTCACTCACCAGCGACGGCGTACTCTCCGGCACGCCCACCGCGTCCGGCGACTTTGCCATCAACATCGTGATCACCGACCTCTACGGCTCCACCGCCGAGACCTCGGTCCACATGCATGTCGACCCGGCCGCCGTCGAGCCGACCCCGACGCCCAAGCCGACCGCCACCCCGACGGCCACGGCAACGCCGACGGCCAAGCCGACTGCGGCACCCACCGCGACGGCCGGCGCCACGGCAACCGGCACGGCCACGGCCTCCAAGCCGGCTGACGCCGGACTCGCCGGCACAGGCGCCAACGGCGTCCTGTGGCTGGTGGTGGGCGGCGGCGCAATCCTGATCCTCGGTGCGGGCGCCATGGTGCTCGCCCGGAGGCGTCGCAGCGAATAG
- the rarD gene encoding EamA family transporter RarD produces MSTRNASRGVAVSVTASALFAVIFLLAGTLHGWGAEEIFGWRIVLTLATLAVVLPLAPWGRAEVRALAGKIRNRPVLVLPGIFAAGLVGVQLWLFMWAPLHGMALSVSFGYFLLPLSMVLAGRLFFRDKLSPLRKLAVAAAAIGVLHAALAGGLDWPTLLVCLGYPVYFVLRRKTGFDTLGAFAAELLVLLPAGLCFIAAGPHGVAGVTPGVDAVSVAAIGILGGVAMLLYLLASKWLPLSLFGLLGYVEPVLLVGVSVLLGETLGWAALLTYGPILLALVFLALDSRRRTPRLP; encoded by the coding sequence ATGAGCACTCGCAACGCCAGCCGCGGGGTGGCGGTTTCCGTCACGGCGTCGGCCCTGTTCGCCGTCATCTTCCTGCTGGCCGGGACACTCCACGGGTGGGGCGCCGAGGAAATCTTCGGCTGGCGGATTGTGCTGACCCTGGCCACCCTGGCCGTGGTGTTGCCGCTGGCGCCGTGGGGCCGGGCCGAGGTTCGCGCCCTGGCCGGCAAGATCCGCAACCGTCCCGTTCTGGTGCTGCCGGGCATTTTCGCTGCCGGCCTGGTGGGCGTGCAGCTGTGGCTGTTCATGTGGGCGCCCCTGCACGGCATGGCCCTCTCCGTCTCCTTCGGCTATTTCCTGCTTCCGCTGTCCATGGTGTTGGCCGGGCGGCTGTTCTTCCGGGACAAGCTGAGCCCGCTGCGGAAACTGGCGGTCGCGGCCGCCGCGATCGGCGTGCTGCACGCCGCCCTGGCCGGCGGCCTGGACTGGCCCACGCTGCTGGTGTGCCTGGGCTATCCGGTGTATTTTGTGCTGCGCCGCAAGACCGGTTTCGACACCCTGGGCGCCTTCGCCGCCGAACTGCTGGTGCTGCTGCCGGCGGGTTTGTGTTTCATTGCCGCGGGCCCGCACGGTGTGGCGGGCGTGACGCCAGGCGTCGATGCCGTCAGCGTTGCCGCAATAGGCATTCTGGGCGGGGTCGCCATGTTGCTGTACCTGCTGGCGAGCAAATGGCTGCCGTTGTCCCTGTTCGGCCTCCTCGGCTACGTTGAACCGGTGCTGTTGGTGGGCGTCTCGGTGTTGCTCGGCGAGACCCTGGGCTGGGCTGCACTGCTCACCTACGGGCCCATCCTGCTGGCCCTGGTGTTCCTTGCCCTGGACAGCCGACGCCGAACCCCTCGCCTCCCCTGA
- a CDS encoding YnfA family protein gives MTIAKTIALFVLAAVAEIGGAWLVWQAVREDKSWWWAGLGVVALGAYGFIAALQPDANFGRVLAAYGGVFIAGSLVWAMIFDKFTPDRWDVIGALICLSGVSVIMFAPRPA, from the coding sequence ATGACCATTGCCAAAACCATCGCCCTCTTCGTCCTTGCCGCCGTGGCCGAAATTGGCGGTGCCTGGCTGGTGTGGCAGGCCGTGCGCGAGGACAAGTCGTGGTGGTGGGCGGGTCTCGGCGTCGTCGCACTGGGCGCTTACGGATTCATTGCCGCCCTGCAGCCGGACGCCAATTTTGGCCGCGTTTTGGCAGCATATGGCGGAGTTTTCATTGCCGGATCCCTGGTGTGGGCCATGATCTTCGACAAGTTCACCCCGGACCGCTGGGATGTCATCGGTGCTTTGATCTGCCTGTCCGGGGTCTCGGTCATCATGTTCGCTCCACGCCCCGCCTGA
- the sucC gene encoding ADP-forming succinate--CoA ligase subunit beta — MDLFEYQARDMFEAHGVPVLAGIIAHTPEEAKAAAEKIGGVTVVKAQVKVGGRGKAGGVKVAKTADEAFEHASAILGMDIKGHTVHTVMIAQGADIAEEFYFSVLLDRANRNYLAMCSVEGGMEIEELAVERPEALARVAVDPAVGIDAAKADEIVAAAGFNAELAPKVAAAIIKLWDVFKKEDATLVEVNPLVRTGAGDIVALDGKVSLDENADFRHPHHLDLEDAAAADPLEAKAKAADLNYVKLDGEVGVIGNGAGLVMSTLDVVAYAGENHGGVKPANFLDIGGGASAEVMAAGLDVILNDPQVKSVFVNVFGGITACDAVAKGIVGALAELGSAANKPLVVRLDGNNVEEGRRILNEANHPLVTLAATMDEGADKAAELANASK; from the coding sequence GTGGACCTGTTTGAATACCAGGCGCGCGACATGTTTGAGGCTCACGGTGTTCCCGTGCTTGCCGGCATCATTGCGCACACCCCTGAAGAAGCAAAGGCAGCAGCCGAGAAGATTGGCGGCGTCACCGTCGTCAAGGCGCAGGTGAAGGTCGGTGGCCGCGGCAAGGCCGGCGGCGTCAAGGTAGCCAAGACCGCTGATGAAGCGTTCGAGCACGCCTCCGCCATTCTCGGCATGGACATCAAGGGCCACACCGTTCACACGGTCATGATCGCCCAGGGTGCCGACATCGCCGAGGAGTTCTACTTCTCCGTGCTGCTGGACCGCGCCAACCGCAACTACCTGGCCATGTGCTCGGTGGAAGGCGGCATGGAGATCGAGGAGCTTGCAGTCGAGCGCCCCGAGGCCCTTGCCCGCGTTGCCGTTGACCCCGCCGTGGGCATCGATGCTGCAAAGGCCGACGAAATCGTCGCCGCAGCAGGCTTCAACGCCGAGCTGGCCCCCAAGGTGGCCGCCGCGATCATCAAGCTGTGGGACGTCTTCAAGAAAGAAGACGCCACCCTGGTTGAGGTCAACCCGCTGGTTCGCACCGGCGCCGGCGACATCGTTGCCCTGGACGGCAAGGTCTCCCTCGACGAGAACGCCGACTTCCGCCACCCCCACCACCTCGACCTGGAAGACGCCGCTGCGGCCGATCCGCTCGAGGCCAAGGCCAAGGCTGCGGACCTGAACTACGTCAAGCTCGACGGCGAAGTTGGTGTCATCGGTAACGGTGCCGGGCTGGTCATGTCCACGCTCGACGTCGTCGCCTACGCCGGCGAGAACCACGGCGGCGTCAAGCCCGCCAACTTCTTGGACATTGGTGGTGGAGCATCCGCCGAGGTCATGGCCGCCGGTCTGGACGTCATCCTCAACGACCCCCAGGTCAAGAGCGTTTTCGTGAACGTCTTCGGCGGCATCACCGCCTGTGACGCCGTTGCCAAGGGCATCGTTGGCGCGCTGGCCGAGCTGGGCTCCGCCGCGAACAAGCCGCTGGTTGTCCGCCTCGACGGAAACAACGTTGAAGAGGGCCGTCGCATCCTCAACGAAGCCAACCACCCGTTGGTCACCCTGGCCGCCACGATGGACGAGGGCGCCGACAAGGCCGCCGAGCTCGCCAACGCTTCGAAGTAG
- the pcrA gene encoding DNA helicase PcrA encodes MLFDPYANKPKAAARNGAGLPAWQPADHDDPGADAPEFGDPEFTTPEPGPGFDAGYGAAPGAGSRWPSPATLLEGMNPQQEEAVVHAGSPLLIVAGAGSGKTRVLSHRIAYLLATGRAHPGEILAITFTNKAAAEMRERIGALIGDAAKTMWISTFHSSCVRILRREAKVIGLNTNFSIYDSADSLRLITLVAKNLELDPKKFAPKAIMHKISALKNELIDDDENSLNTNFNEPFDAAVAEVYKGYTQRLRQANAMDFDDLIAQVVYMFRAFPGVAESYRRRFRHVLVDEYQDTNHAQYALVREIVGEEASTTGIGPAELTVVGDSDQSIYAFRGADIRNISEFEKDYPNAETIKLEQNYRSTQNILSAANAVISRNPNRREKRLWTAEGDGEKIIGYVAESEHEEARFIAAEIDRLQDETDLRPGDVAIFYRTNAQSRAIEDILVRVGLPYRVVGGTRFYERKEIKDALAYLRALVNPDDDVNLRRILNEPKRGIGDRAEGAVAALAERERISFSAALARADDAPGIASRSLNAVNAFAKMMGDLGEVAASSGPATALEAVLEQTGYLEALRSSSDPQDESRVENLAELVAVVREYERDNPEGTLGEFLEQVSLVADADQIPDAPGGSEADAAAAVAEAQRLGVVTLMTLHTAKGLEFPVVFLTGMEHGLFPHSRSATDPKELAEERRLAYVGLTRARKRLYLTRSEVRSMWGQSQYNPASQFLDEVPSELIDWKREGTSRIAPPAGGGFGSSRYSGSSWGAGSAVGGRDSGTLPPSLSARTAAGRVQPQKEVISVGVGDKVNHTAFGNGTVLAVQGAGDKTVATVQFPIGEKRLLLRYAPLTKTEV; translated from the coding sequence ATGTTGTTTGACCCTTACGCCAATAAGCCCAAAGCCGCCGCACGCAACGGAGCGGGACTTCCCGCCTGGCAGCCCGCCGATCACGACGATCCCGGAGCCGACGCGCCCGAATTTGGCGACCCGGAATTCACCACGCCGGAGCCCGGCCCCGGTTTCGATGCCGGCTATGGCGCGGCTCCCGGCGCCGGCAGCCGCTGGCCGAGCCCGGCGACCCTGCTGGAGGGCATGAACCCGCAGCAGGAGGAGGCAGTCGTCCATGCCGGTTCGCCGCTGTTGATCGTGGCCGGCGCAGGCTCGGGCAAGACCCGCGTGCTCAGCCACCGGATCGCCTACTTGCTGGCCACCGGGCGAGCCCACCCCGGGGAGATCCTGGCCATCACGTTCACCAACAAGGCCGCCGCCGAGATGCGCGAGCGCATCGGCGCTCTGATTGGCGATGCCGCGAAGACCATGTGGATTTCCACGTTCCACTCCTCCTGCGTGCGGATCCTGCGCCGCGAGGCCAAGGTCATCGGGCTGAACACCAACTTCTCGATCTACGATTCCGCCGACTCCCTGCGCCTGATCACGCTGGTGGCCAAGAACCTGGAACTGGACCCGAAGAAGTTTGCGCCCAAGGCGATCATGCACAAGATCTCCGCGCTGAAGAACGAGCTGATCGACGACGACGAGAATTCGCTCAACACCAACTTCAACGAACCCTTCGACGCCGCCGTCGCCGAGGTCTACAAGGGCTACACGCAGCGCCTGCGCCAGGCCAACGCCATGGATTTCGACGACCTGATCGCCCAGGTCGTGTACATGTTCCGGGCCTTCCCGGGCGTGGCCGAATCCTACCGCCGGCGCTTCCGGCACGTGCTGGTGGACGAATACCAGGACACCAACCACGCCCAGTACGCGCTGGTCCGCGAGATCGTGGGCGAGGAGGCCTCGACTACCGGAATTGGACCGGCCGAGCTGACAGTGGTGGGCGACTCCGACCAGTCCATTTACGCGTTCCGCGGCGCCGACATCCGCAACATCTCGGAGTTCGAAAAGGACTACCCGAACGCCGAGACCATCAAGCTGGAACAGAATTACCGCTCCACGCAGAACATCCTCAGCGCCGCCAACGCCGTGATTTCCCGCAACCCCAACCGCCGCGAAAAACGGCTCTGGACGGCCGAGGGCGACGGCGAAAAGATCATCGGCTACGTGGCCGAATCCGAACATGAGGAAGCCCGCTTCATCGCCGCGGAGATCGACCGGCTGCAGGACGAGACCGACCTCCGCCCCGGCGACGTCGCGATCTTCTACCGCACCAACGCCCAGTCACGCGCCATCGAGGACATCCTGGTCCGCGTGGGCCTGCCCTACCGTGTGGTGGGCGGCACCCGGTTCTACGAGCGCAAGGAAATCAAGGACGCGCTGGCCTACCTGCGCGCCCTGGTGAACCCGGACGACGACGTCAACCTGCGCAGGATCCTCAATGAACCCAAGCGCGGCATCGGCGACCGGGCCGAGGGCGCCGTGGCCGCCTTGGCCGAACGCGAAAGGATTTCCTTCTCCGCAGCCCTGGCCCGGGCGGATGACGCGCCCGGCATTGCGTCCCGGTCGCTGAATGCGGTCAACGCCTTCGCCAAAATGATGGGAGATCTCGGCGAGGTCGCGGCAAGCTCCGGCCCCGCCACGGCGCTTGAGGCCGTGCTGGAACAAACCGGCTACCTGGAGGCGCTGCGCAGTTCCAGCGACCCCCAGGATGAGTCCCGGGTGGAAAACCTTGCCGAGTTGGTCGCCGTCGTACGTGAATACGAACGCGACAATCCGGAAGGGACGCTGGGCGAATTCCTTGAGCAGGTATCGCTGGTGGCCGACGCCGACCAGATCCCGGATGCGCCCGGCGGTTCGGAGGCCGACGCCGCCGCAGCCGTTGCCGAGGCCCAGCGGCTGGGTGTGGTGACCCTGATGACGCTGCACACGGCCAAGGGCCTGGAATTCCCCGTGGTGTTCTTGACGGGCATGGAGCACGGATTGTTCCCGCACTCGCGTTCCGCCACCGACCCCAAGGAACTGGCCGAGGAACGCCGCCTGGCCTATGTGGGCCTGACCCGGGCGCGCAAACGGCTGTACCTGACCCGCTCCGAGGTTCGCAGCATGTGGGGGCAGAGCCAATACAACCCCGCCAGCCAGTTCCTGGACGAGGTCCCGTCCGAACTCATCGACTGGAAACGTGAGGGAACCTCCCGCATCGCGCCGCCGGCCGGCGGTGGATTCGGCAGCAGCCGCTACTCGGGATCGTCCTGGGGAGCCGGCAGCGCCGTGGGCGGACGGGACTCCGGTACCCTGCCGCCCAGTCTCTCCGCGCGCACCGCCGCTGGGCGGGTGCAGCCGCAAAAGGAGGTCATCTCCGTGGGGGTGGGCGATAAAGTCAACCACACGGCCTTCGGTAACGGGACGGTGCTGGCGGTGCAGGGCGCGGGCGACAAGACCGTGGCCACGGTGCAGTTCCCGATTGGCGAGAAACGCCTCCTGTTGCGTTACGCGCCGCTGACCAAAACGGAGGTCTAG